GAACTAATTTCACACTGTTTTGAGTACTGACAAACTCTTTCCTCTGCTTCTCCATCTTAAACCTTATAAGTTTTATGCTAGCATTGCAGTCAGCATTATCTAGAGATGAAGTAAATCTCAAGGTGAACTAATTcaacaaaacattaattaatcaGACGCaccaattataaaattaatttttggtACCCATGGATATACAAGTCATACCTTAATTGTTGCAGTCCCCACCATAAACAATAAAGGTATTTTGGAATAAAGGCTGAAGAAACAACATGTTTCTTTACTGCATTTTCAAATATTCCAAACTTGAAATTAATATCCTTATTATTGGGATCACAGCTGCTAAACACATTAGTACTATTTGCCCATAACTTGCGCAGCTCAACATTCAAAGAACTGCAGTCCAGGTAGCCAAAACAATTTTCAGGATTTTGTTCCTTTTTGCAAAAGGATTTCAAACAAGTAGTGTATCGGTCCACAGATAGAAGATACCAAGATGCCCCTAAAACCTGCAATAACAGAAATGGAAACATACTGTTAATTTCTTATAGCAGAAAACTAGACTTAAGTCAATAAGATTCAAACTTCAAAGAGTTCAGATGTGGTGGAgctgggtgtgtgtgtgtgtgtttgtgtgtgagtgtgtgcgtgtgtctgtgtgtgtgtgtgtgtgtgtgagagagagagagagagagagagagagagagagagagagaggagagaatttaaaaattgaatcatCAAACCAGTGGAAACTTCATACGTGGCTAGCTAACATATACAGCAGCAAGTTATATGCAGCTCCTGCCCAAGCAGTCTTCGTAACCACTCCTGTCGCTTTGATTATTTGAGAACTTAACggaaaaatcaaatataatctTGGAACATATTGGAGCAAAACAATCAATGCAAGCGCATTATTCTTGTGATCAGTCTGAGGGCTTCTTGTTGCTGGGATAATAAACCAGATGACCATCTGAACGAGAAAAAAGTTCGATAAGCTACCTCACTGCAAAATACTTCAAAATTTACACCAACTAAACTGCTCTGATTATATAACTTTTCGACTAAATATTTTCCTCAATTATCTCTATCTCCATTTCTATGGTACAAATCAACAGCGAGAGAAGTTTGCAATAAAGTAATACGGTGTAAATGATCCAGCAGTGCCACACTAGAACAACACACCTGGGGTAGAGGGAGTGTAGCAATAAAATCAATGAAGAAATCAGATCTGAAATATCTTCTTGCAATCTTCTTTGGGTCCATGACAAGTTCTCCCCTGCCAAATACCCGTGAGCTGGGTGCCACATATGCGGTCCTGAACTTAATTATCAGGTGCAACAGATAAAAGAGGTCCGCAATAGTGCGCAGAAAGGTCACAACAATGCGCAATGTTAGGTCTGTCCTTACACATGAAGACCCTGTATTTTCTATCACACTAGGCAAATAAAAGTACAATGGATCAACAAAAAGAGCCACCAAGCATGAAACTATGAAGACCCGGTTCCATTTCAACACAATCTCACTACCAGGGTCAAGTATTCTTTTACGCCACGGCTCATGGTCCTCCGGGAATACCTTCGATCCGCTAATTCTAAATGTTTCAACAATTCTATTTTTGCCCAATGGCAGCAAATTGCTAGGTTTAAGCGCTGGAGGCTCAGCTGCTCCCCACAGCgattttttatgctttttaccATCCGAGTAGAACCTAAAATGGTAAACTCTTAGAACACACAAAGCAATGTTCTCAAAtggtaagaaaaataaaaacgttGAAGAGACAGAATTGATTTATTTGCAGTGAATGAATGAGTTTGAACAGTACCGAGTAGggaaatgaaaaagtaaaaagaaatgaaaatctTCAGTTAAAATTCACGCATTAGAGAGGAATTCGTGGAGGAAGCTTGAAGCTTTAGCAATTAATCGATGGAGTCGTAACAAATTAAGATACCTGACAAGCTTTCCCTTTTTCAATTCCATGGGAAAGAAGAAGCTGAATTGTATCCTTTAAAGCCCTAACATGGAATCAGAATCAGAGGTTCAACAGAGTGGGATCTTTCACTGAAACCGCAAATTCAGACTTCAATCGACAATTTTAGTCAACAATTGTTGACTCGAGCTTCAACGTTGGTAAAGGAACGTATTAATAATGCAGAGACCAAACGTCGTCGTCGTCATTGTCACTGATAAGTTAGTCCAAATAGTCACATCCACTTAATTCCGTCGAAAAACCCGACCCGTTAAACTAGGCTTTGTCTAAGGTGAAGTCGATTTTAAGTGGATTTTGAACAAAGTAGATAATTTTTATAGCTTAAATTAGTAAGGtgattaatatatgaataatttttattttaaatgttgagTTGGAAATCTGAAAAATGGAACATATCCAtccttttaagttttttttcttattgtttttgTCAAATTGAAACAtgatcttaatttttaaaatatgttcattaagatagatttaaaaatatttcagaaATAGAAATAGGTTAAAAGACTAATATCcagaaaaatttatatatatatatatatatatatatatatatatataataaatactttttaggacttaaactaaaattttataattcctTAGTCAAACAATTCAGGAAATTAATTCATTAAGCgctcaagaataaaattaagtaatatattaaaaacgtATAATTAATTTGAGCTTAGTATTAAAAATACTACCAATTTGGGTCAATAGTTAATGGAGTAACAAATTCACCATGAAAAAATCCTCGTCATTGACAACTTTAacgtttttttaataaagttttcaCTTTAGTGGCaacttcaattttcttttttccttttacgAATTCCATTACgtttaactttatatatatatatatatatatatatatatatatatatatatatatatatatatatatatatatatatatatatatataaagtaaaattcaCATAGCATcactataaaaatttaaaattcaattagatCAATACCTTAAATCCCatcaatcaattaaatttttctattaatttaattagaaatcaacactaataatacatatacttttttttattcttattaaaaataattgtcacGTGTATATAATACTATTCGTATACGTGTATTTTTCTAACAAtatctaatatttaataataaaattatttactttatatatatgattatttgaaatgtatatttttactttatatatgatCTTACTTTAACTTTTGATATACAAAAGCAATGGTAACTTTTATTGTGTTTCATTCTTATTGTATATTCTTATTTGTTAGAGAAAGTAACAATGTAGAAATATGCTTCACAAATAACATGAATTATAACTATGCAATATATGTTCTTGTAGCGATTTAAGAGAAAGGTAACAATTTGACACAAAGGAAAAAATAGCTTAACTTAATACAACCAAACTAAAAACTTACTtttgaaaaacatatatttgatGTACAATATTGACTATTTAACTTCAAATAGTTGCTTGAGATGGAAGAGATGATTGTAGTCCACATAGctgtaatttattacaaatGTTGGTACGTAGTGATCAACGATGGTAGTTGAATAtgtaaagaaaaagatatttcatacaattttttataacattttgatgatatatgtgtcattttttttattgatttattatttattttttattgcattGATATGTTctaaactcaataaaaaaaatagcatataTATAGTGTGAGAACCTGAAAAATCTGAATTAGAAAGCTGATAGGGTATTAAGTTAATGAAACCaaaatttctttcttaaaaacacattttagaACATCCTGGTTCATTAGTTAAGCCCTACTCTCTCTCTAGAACTCAACTCTTCCAagttctctaacttctctctaccaaatctcTTCATTGAGTCGTTTGTTTTCCGATCAGGTGGTGCCCCAATACTCACGGCGTAGAGGGCTCCGTTTTAAACCGATCACTTTCTCCGTTCTTCATTCCAACTGGTAAGTAGTTTCCTTTCCTCTTCCTCCGCTGTTTTAGAACCTAGAACATGCAGTTCTACTGGTTGCATGTATCTTGTGTTCCCCCTTTCCCACTCTCTGCTAAATCTTGAGCTCTAAGAGTCGTTTTCGTCACCAATGTGGTGGTTGTAGGGTGTTGTCTAGGTTCTTGCTAAGTCCGACACTGTTGAGTCGTTCTTGTGAGTTGGGCTGCTCAActctaaggtaaggggagctagaatacttctttaattttgtgatatgatatgaatgtatgttGAAATCTGACTCTATACGTTGCTTCAGAATAGTATTTTTGGTCTGATATGTATATGGTGTGGTTTGTGCTGAAACTGAATTCTATGAAGTTGTGCTGTGATGTTTATAACTGTTTTGGATGAATCTTGATGTTGTAATTTGAGCATGTTGGAAGTGCTTGTAGTGACAAATCTGTTATAGTTGAATTAAATGGAAAGTTAAGTGAAATTATAGTGTTTTAGGGCAAAttggaggaagtgaggtagtgattttgggcatGGGTGGTCTTGAGTGCAATTAGGATGTTTGGATAGCTCAGATAAgtcaattgtgacttgttaggaACTTTAAATTGGCCAAAAACACGTTAAAAGTGGTATAACTAAAATTGGGCCTCCAAGTTGTtgaaattggtgttttagagcAAGAGCTGAGTCTTAAACCTTTTAAATTGATTGTAGGGATGTTTAAAATCAGTTAGATAAGTACAATCAGGGTAAAAACTCAAATcaggggtgttagaagttagggAATTGGTCTAGAAATGGTAAAAGGGTGTGTGAGTGCACAATTCTCAGAATTAtgcgttctgcagattatgcagtaTCGCTATGCGGATGgtttcgcatagcgagaccctgTAGAAGGGTGCTCACGGTTTAGTCATTCGTTGTGCGAaatggtgcgctgtgcgaatgactAGAGAGTGTTGCTCTCTACCTGGTGATTTGCATAGCGAATCTCTTCGCTATGCGACTGGGAGGAGTCTGGGGTTGCATTTTGGTTAATTCGCAGAGCGAAGGGGGCGCATAGTGAGTTGTCTTAGGGGGTTGGTCTTTGTCTGagctctcgcatagcgactagggtgcgctatgcgagaggcATGAGGTATGGCACCTCTGTGATTTAATTCGCAATGCAAATAGTGTGCGTTGTGCGAAACGTTCTCAGTTTCGTTGTGCAAAGGGGTGCATTGTGCGAGACGTTCAAGGTTTTATTCTCTATATTCTCTTTTGTATTGTTTCACATAGAGTTGAATGTTGTATGGGTTGTGAAGTATGTGTTGGAGCAGATTGTATTGTATGATGAGATTCAAACATGTTGTATACTGTTAAAGTGAAAGTGTATGTGATTCAAAGGTATGATTGGTGATTCaaagtatgtggttttaaaagtatggttgatggacgtaattccatggatctcaaagggaggttacatggtggtgccctatgttattggacgtaattccatggatctcaaagggatgttacatggtggtgccctatgttttgggatgtaattccatgatcttcaaggagaagatccatggtggtgcccttggtgtgttttagaatgatttgcatggaagctcagtcttgggggttatcctgaaactacaatggccaatcattctcaagtagagaggattgaaccatgtcgtgagtagtagcagaaggtcctagtcttgggtgcttccagtatggcccaaggtgagtgataacagactaacctcgtgagtgtggtagggtgaaacacattggcaatggctttgcaaagcagtagaggccaccacgagtgcatgacccgccatatctcggcaatcattctaagtctggaTGAGTCAAGTGTAAAGTGTAACAAGTGGTGTTGTATGGTTCATTAACTTTGAATTAAACTTGCATGTTGTGCGTGATtgttataatatgatttttgtatatctagctcacccttctgcTTGTGTTTGTCTTTTGTTTATGTGTGTTTTCTGttacaatgatcatccatttggatgtgagcagaggtagaTGAGGTGTTTCTGGAGCAGACCTTAGAGGGAGATGACACTGCTGCTTAGCCTAGTTATGATCCATAGGGTtctgtttattttgaaatactctattgtgttaaagttttaaattacaaCCATTTTTGGGATAACTGTAACCTTAAGACTTTATCTACAAGTCTTCTTCTAActgttctattatattaaaatgtggactactatattatataatttttatataatctgggatgttacgtgtgttaaaatattataaaaatatttgtgtaaATATATCATtacctatatataaatatgtatttcaATGTATAAGATGATTTACTGAACTTCTATCATAggaattaaatatcaaatatattacattaaCTTGAAAAGTCTTGAGTTGGAAaccaataaaacaattaaattaccTATTCAAACGTACCAAgatgtaatataattttcattaaacaTGGAGATTTATGTTTATTGAAATCAGACAAGAACCACAATTGAATTATATGAACCATCACATTCCAATTTTCTCTTCCTATAGTTACTTTCCTTTAAAGAtatatttgtttcaaaaattataCTATGCTTAATTTTGTACGTCCGAGTTACTATCTCTTAATTTATAATAGTGAATATGACTTATTTATTGTCTGATTTACATTTACATAAAATCTGTTAATTACATATGCTAATTTTTAGTTGCagctaaactataaaaaaaatatatttcagaatCATGATACaatcttaaataatcaatagGTATGCCATGTTGATTTTCTAATGACGTAATTCCTTTAAACAATAGTTATGTCTTTTTTATCCGTTTTGTTGTTCACAATACAAACGAACAACActaattatcattaattatgaTGAACATAATCTGTgcatcaattttataatatattttatcaatcaATTAGCTATAACTTAGTTTATCAtaaaagcataaataaattgatgCAAATATGATCTCGTTCATTCTTCTTTCCAATATTTGATTTGACAATTTGACTCTGAAacctaaaaaaatatcttttagtaCTATAATTCAATAACTTTATTAACCAAAACAAAAGTGATTAATCTTTAGTCTTCATTATGAAATTAAACAATATCATTAAAAGGTGTTGAACAAATTCAAGAACTAGTAATAAGTTTGAGCataagtagataaaaaaaaaattagcagGCTTTTTGTCTTAATATCTATTGAATTTATTGATTGtgattcatattttttttatattctcaaCTTAGTTTAATGATTTTCTCATTGACATATACACTATAGTTGATGATTTAAAGTACTAATAAAAATTGTGTCATGTTTGTAGCTTTTTTTACTGCtggttctctttttcttctatttctcattttttctatttagtctttcattttttatcaaTGACTTGCTATTTGTTCTCGTGTAGTTAGAAAAATGATACTATGATACACATAAAAAttgtacatttatttatttatttattttactttcttcttttaaaaaaaatacaaaaaattatttatttatgaatataaaaatgtattattctATCATTATTCgtgttattataataatagaaactTCACAATCAAGTACGGTTTATATAACCAATATATATAGTTTCTCATGATTATAGAAGTAGGAGTTTCCATATTTTTTAGAGAAACTACATTTACTTGTTCTAAAAATATCTATTTGTCAAGATAGtctttgaaaaaattaataaaaaaatcacatttaacttattttaattagaacatagtctcttaaaataaatataaaatttgacaagtatttgaaaacaaaatgacTATTTAATCTTTAGAGTAAAAGTGAAAGTAGGTATGAGAGTATTTGTTGGTTAGAATGAGATTCCTGTGTCTCGTAAAGAAGATTTATATGCAAAAGAGTATGTAAAAAATCTAAgatttctataaatataatgagTATGATAATAATTATGAAGTGAATATTACTTAAAGAATACtagttgtatttataaaattaacattagtTGTATTTATAGAATTAACATGTAccacaaatttatattttcattatatggTAATACTTacttcaaatatataatattatctaaATATACATAAGTTTGAGTTGCTCCAAAAAGATTTATATCATACTTATTGAACTGAGTAATAACAACATGCATGGATAGAAATCCtagaatttaaaaaactaattaataatctAACAAAGCTGTCACTCTTCTCCCTTGTCATCTCTGAGGttggataaaattatttttctatatataaatcTACTAATAAACATATGTTAAAGAATAGGAACAAtgaaaagtgagaaaataattgtttatgtgggaagaaaacagaagaaaaagttgatatgaataaaaataaataagagggAGTAAAGTTGAAGTAAagacaaagaagaaagaatttAGCAGTTAAGCCGGTTATGGAGACGGCCAGAAACAACGATCCGTAGCCGGCTATCCCTGTGATTGCCAGCACAATCTATTCCAACCCTTTTCCCTTTTTCCTCACTTTATAATCCTCTTCATTTCAGGACTCAGtcatattttctcttcttctctctgcTCTCACATTTTTATCCATGGGGAAGCAGCAAAGACAGAAAATCAATGCAACCACTAAGGACAAGAACCTTAACTCCACAAACACTGTCACCACCAAGGTCAAACGAACAAGAAGAAGTGTCCCCAGAGATTCCCCTCCTCAACGCAGCTCAATATACAGAGGAGTCACCAGGTTATCCCTTTGTTACCATTTCACATTTCAATCATCATTTTTATGCAAGATGGTCTCCGACATTCATTCTCAACATGTGTTATACAGGCACCGATGGACAGGCCGATATGAAGCTCATTTGTGGGACAAAAATTGCTGGAATGAGTCACAGAACAAGAAAGGACGACAAGGTTTCATGCCCCTTTCTAAGCcatgcaattttattttttttaatgttatctGATGAAGTCACTGACGTGTTTCCTTTTCGACTTGGCCATGGTTCTTCACATGTCCTACGTTAACAGTCTACCTCGGTATGTGTATATAATAGTGTGTATTGTTCCTAGTATTACATGATTTGA
This Vigna angularis cultivar LongXiaoDou No.4 chromosome 4, ASM1680809v1, whole genome shotgun sequence DNA region includes the following protein-coding sequences:
- the LOC108331411 gene encoding cyclic nucleotide-gated ion channel 17, with amino-acid sequence MELKKGKLVRFYSDGKKHKKSLWGAAEPPALKPSNLLPLGKNRIVETFRISGSKVFPEDHEPWRKRILDPGSEIVLKWNRVFIVSCLVALFVDPLYFYLPSVIENTGSSCVRTDLTLRIVVTFLRTIADLFYLLHLIIKFRTAYVAPSSRVFGRGELVMDPKKIARRYFRSDFFIDFIATLPLPQMVIWFIIPATRSPQTDHKNNALALIVLLQYVPRLYLIFPLSSQIIKATGVVTKTAWAGAAYNLLLYMLASHVLGASWYLLSVDRYTTCLKSFCKKEQNPENCFGYLDCSSLNVELRKLWANSTNVFSSCDPNNKDINFKFGIFENAVKKHVVSSAFIPKYLYCLWWGLQQLSSYGQNLETSTFIGETSFAIVIAILGLVLFSHLIGNMQTYLQSITIRLEEWRLKRRDTEEWMKHRQLPEDLRSRVRRFVQYKWLATRGVDEETILRALPADLRRDIQRHLCLDLVRRVPFFSQMDDQLLDAICERLVSSLSTQGTYIVREGDPVTEMLFIIRGRLDSSTTNGGRTGFFNSIILRPGDFCGEELLSWALLPKSTINLPSSTRTVKAISEVEAFALRAEDLKFVANQFRRLHSKKLQHTFRFYSHHWRTWAACFIQAAWRRYKKRISMKDLGLRESIPSDETVASEREHEDYSASSNSAQAKLNLGATILASRFAANTRRGALKIKDDMPKLPKPEEPDFSAEADDD